A stretch of the Conger conger chromosome 3, fConCon1.1, whole genome shotgun sequence genome encodes the following:
- the LOC133123449 gene encoding protocadherin-8-like: MVPTRTIGILSIQQRWAFVFILVYALVVLTFCEGKTMKYQTYEEDASDTVIGNLAKDISINPSLGNKISFRMMKQFNASFIRLRESDGQLTVGERIDREKICKHTFLCLLSFDVVSFSKEQFKLIHVEVEIKDINDHSPEFPNKESTVEISENSAVGSRIPLDVAVDEDVGSNYIQSYQISVNSHFTIDVLIRADGVKYAELVLMKELDRETQSFYALELVATDGGNPPKSGSTRINIKVLDFNDNRPIFDQNNFSIDLLENSPPGFLLLDLNAVDPDEGLNGDVVYGFGNQVSSEIKQLFKVDRKSGRLTLESPIDFENKRTYELDVQASDLGPNPTPSICKIIIHVQDVNDNAPEISITPMTSTTAGFAYISEAAAKDSFVALISTSDRDSGANGKVHCTLYGHDHFKLQQAYEDSYMIVTTAPLDRERIAEYNLTVVAEDLGSPPLRTITQYTIKLSDENDNAPLFSKPVYEVSVVENNAPGAYITTVVAKDLDLGHNGKVVYKLSDTHIMGSPASTFVSLDPATGSIYALRSFNYEVMKQLDIRIQAIDGGVPPLHSSTVINLKIVDQNDNAPTITQPVLNNGSAEIRLPKNAPSGYIITQVKARDADEGVNAELSYVITKEEADDLFSINKVTGQIHLNHEIHFSVNETLSISVTVSDNGRPSLASTATIHFNVTSGVPSIDHTMVKQNTAEDPAQWDTSIIIIVILAGSCSLLLLAIILIATTCNRRKRQKDSGGFPDEVNIPHLEGAKNNGDSLISGHGTDMFEVRPYSPLTHSNAAASNLCEEDRQTTHVYESENRTRVSKFEGYSTLPGYRKEAVRPITIWKGNSYTTISARDPQFSGKDSGKGDSDFNDSDSDISGDGLKKHGPPGYLQSGLWGCTSECKVLGHSDRCWIPSAVSPNANHPPHGQQLPAFDKTASLPRDSLRRDNYYEAHIPKTVGLQSVYEKVLHREHDYVLVSTPRPVRVQEMNEITIPVYAPTMQCSNNHV, encoded by the exons ATGGTTCCGACGAGAACGATAGGTATTTTAAGTATACAGCAAAGATGGGCGTTCGTATTTATTTTAGTGTACGCTTTGGTTGTCTTGACTTTTTGTGAGGGAAAAACGATGAAATACCAAACCTATGAAGAAGATGCTTCCGACACGGTAATCGGAAATCTCGCCAAGGATATCTCCATAAATCCCTCGTTGGGTAACAAGATCAGTTTCAGGATGATGAAACAATTCAACGCTTCTTTTATCAGACTTAGAGAAAGCGATGGACAGCTTACAGTGGGGGAACGGATTGACAGAGAGAAAATCTGTAAGCACACGTTTCTGTGCCTCCTTTCCTTTGATGTTGTTAGCTTTTCCAAAGAACAGTTCAAATTAATACACGTCGAAGTGGAAATCAAGGACATCAATGACCACTCTCCCGAGTTTCCCAACAAGGAATCTACCGTGGAAATTTCTGAAAACTCAgcagtgggttccagaattcCCTTAGATGTTGCCGTTGACGAGGATGTGGGCTCAAACTATATTCAGAGCTACCAAATTTCAGTGAACAGTCATTTTACAATTGATGTGCTGATCAGAGCGGACGGGGTTAAATATGCGGAGCTGGTGCTAATGAAAGAGCTTGACAGGGAGACCCAGTCTTTCTATGCCCTCGAGCTTGTTGCTACCGACGGcgggaaccctcccaaatctggttCCACACGGATAAATATCAAAGTTCTAGATTTTAATGACAACAGACCGATTTTTGACCAGAACAATTTCTCAATTGATCTACTTGAAAATTCGCCGCCTGGGTTCCTTTTGTTGGATTTAAACGCAGTTGATCCTGACGAGGGTTTAAACGGTGACGTTGTCTATGGATTTGGAAATCAGGTATCTTCTGAAATCAAGCAACTTTTCAAAGTGGACCGTAAATCCGGACGATTAACACTTGAAAGCCCCATCGATTTCGAGAACAAGAGAACGTACGAATTAGACGTACAGGCGTCCGATTTAGGTCCCAATCCCACCCCTTccatttgtaaaataattattcacgTACAAGACGTGAATGATAATGCCCCAGAAATCAGTATTACCCCCATGACCTCCACCACAGCCGGCTTCGCATACATCAGCGAGGCTGCAGCCAAAGACAGCTTTGTGGCTCTAATCAGCACCTCGGACAGAGACTCTGGCGCTAACGGGAAGGTTCACTGCACGCTATACGGACACGACCATTTCAAACTTCAGCAGGCTTATGAAGACAGCTATATGATCGTTACAACGGCGCCATTGGACAGAGAAAGGATAGCCGAATATAATTTAACCGTAGTAGCCGAAGATTTGGGATCCCCGCCGCTCAGAACCATAACCCAATATACGATTAAGTTAAGTGATGAGAACGACAACGCCCCTCTGTTTAGCAAGCCAGTGTATGAAGTTTCGGTGGTAGAAAATAATGCTCCAGGAGCGTACATCACCACAGTTGTGGCTAAGGACCTTGATTTGGGGCACAATGGTAAGGTGGTTTACAAGCTTTCGGATACTCATATTATGGGATCTCCAGCCTCAACATTCGTATCTCTTGATCCAGCTACAGGTTCAATCTACGCACTGAGAAGTTTCAATTATGAGGTCATGAAGCAGCTGGATATTCGAATCCAGGCAATCGACGGGGGTGTGCCTCCTCTGCACAGTAGCACTGTCATAAATCTAAAAATAGTTGATCAAAATGACAATGCACCCACCATTACACAACCCGTCCTGAATAATGGATCTGCTGAAATACGTCTGCCAAAAAATGCACCTTCAGGTTACATTATTACCCAGGTAAAGGCTAGGGATGCAGACGAGGGTGTAAACGCAGAGTTGTCCTACGTTATTACCAAGGAGGAGGCGGACGACTTATTCTCCATTAACAAAGTCACGGGGCAAATCCATTTAAATCATGAAATCCATTTCAGTGTTAATGAGACCCTATCAATTTCAGTCACTGTGAGTGATAACGGGAGACCTTCATTGGCTTCCACTGCTACAATTCACTTCAATGTCACATCTGGGGTTCCCTCAATCGACCACACCATGGTCAAACAAAACACTGCGGAAGACCCCGCGCAGTGGGACACGTCAATCATAATCATTGTCATTCTAGCTGGGAGCTGCTCCCTCCTTTTGTTGGCCATAATCTTAATCGCGACTACCTGCAATCGCCGCAAAAGACAGAAGGATAGTGGCGGTTTTCCAGACGAAGTGAACATACCGCACTTGGAAGGAGCGAAAAACAACGGCGACTCATTGATCTCTGGTCACGGCACCGACATGTTTGAAGTCCGACCGTATTCACCCTTGACGCATTCCAACGCGGCCGCCAGTAACCTGTGTGAAGAGGACCGCCAAACTACGCATGTCTATGAGTCTGAAAATAGGACAAGGGTCTCAAAATTTGAG GGCTATTCCACACTACCTGGGTACAGAAAGGAAGCTGTCAGACCAATAACAATATGGAAGGGGAATTCGTATACAACGATCTCAGCAAGGGACCCTCAGTTCAGTGGAAAAGATAGCGGGAAAGGTGACAGCGACTTCAACGACAGCGATTCTGACATCAGTGGAGACGGACTCAAAAAACACGGTCCTCCAGGTTATCTTCAAAGTG GTCTGTGGGGGTGCACGAGTGAGTGTAAGGTCCTCGGCCATTCGGACCGATGCTGGATCCCATCGGCAGTGAGCCCCAACGCCAATCACCCTCCTCACGGACAGCAACTCCCCGCATTCGACAAGACGGCATCGCTACCACGTGACAGTCTAAGACGAGACAACTATTACGAGGCACACATACCGAAGACGGTGGGCTTGCAGAGCGTCTACGAGAAGGTTCTGCACAGGGAACACGATTATGTTTTAGTTTCTACACCACGACCTGTCAGGGTACAAGAAATGAACGAGATTACAATCCCAGTGTATGCGCCGACAATGCAATGCTCCAACAATCACGTCTAA
- the LOC133125074 gene encoding leukocyte cell-derived chemotaxin 1-like, whose translation MAETSEKIPIAMAGPEDVEQSMPPAYTAVTMKPSSSGRLLKIGAVVFIAGAALLLFGALGAFYFWKINDKHVYNVHYSMSINGKVEEGSMEIDARNNLERFRTGSGDEEAVEVHDFHIGITGIRFSGGEKCYIKTQPKAHLPEVETLNKEAMMFDLEDEIMPVKFDEESLIWVAGDQPLKDSSFLSTKILDLCGDLPIFWLRPTYPKDGQRKRRDVLRAKRQSAPHSYDMQEFEEAAEERNTVTRGLDATAKRATGEDDDDDDDEDDRTYNPENPYHRNAEGEDGTMVFDPMLDHQGICCTECRRSHTHCQRICEPLGGYWPWPYDYRGCRVACRVIMPCRWWVARILGIV comes from the exons ATGGCAGAGACTTCAGAGAAAATCCCCATAGCTATGGCTGGACCAGAGGATGTGGAACAGAGTATGCCACCT GCATACACGGCGGTAACGATGAAACCATCTAGTAGTGGACGTCTTCTGAAGATTGGAGCAGTGGTCTTTATTGCGGGAGCTGCACTTCTGCTTTTCGGAGCACTTGGTGCTTTTTATTTCTGGAAAATCAACGACAAGCAT GTCTACAACGTTCACTATAGCATGAGCATCAATGGAAAAGTTGAGGAAGGTTCCATGGAGATTGATGCCAGAAATAATTTGGAGAGATTCCGAACTGGAAGCGGGGACGAGGAAGCCGTGGAAGTTCACGATTTCCACATT GGAATCACAGGAATCCGGTTCTCTGGAGGGGAGAAGTGCTACATTAAAACGCAACCCAAAGCTCACCTACCAGAAGTGGAGACACTGAACAAAGAGGCAATGATGTTTGACTTG GAAGATGAGATCATGCCAGTCAAGTTTGATGAGGAGTCCCTGATTTGGGTGGCGGGGGACCAGCCTCTGAAAGACAGCAGTTTCCTTAGCACGAAAATCCTGGACCTCTGCGGAGATCTCCCCATCTTCTGGCTCCGCCCCACATACCCAAAAG ACGGACAGAGGAAACGCAGGGATGTCTTGCGGGCGAAGCGTCAGTCGGCGCCCCACAGCTATGACATGCAGGAATTCGAGGAGGCAGCGGAGGAAAGGAATACTGTGACCCGCGGGCTCGATGCAACAGCCAAAAGAGCTACGGGTGAggatgacgacgatgatgatgatgaggacgATAGGACCTACAACCCAGAGAATCCCTACCAT CGCAATGCTGAGGGAGAGGACGGGACCATGGTATTCGATCCGATGCTGGACCATCAAGGAATCTGCTGCACAGAGTGCCGTCGCAGCCACACCCACTGCCAGAGAATATGTGAGCCATTGGGCGGCTACTGGCCCTGGCCCTATGACTACAGAGGCTGCAGAGTAGCCTGCAGGGTCATTATGCCCTGCCGCTGGTGGGTGGCTCGCATATTAGGTATTGTGTAA